Within Telopea speciosissima isolate NSW1024214 ecotype Mountain lineage chromosome 8, Tspe_v1, whole genome shotgun sequence, the genomic segment TAAGGTCCTGAATTTGTTATAGCATACACATAACAGTGCCGCATATtatcatggttttaggaatcggtatcggatagGCCGTGgctgataccgataccttgCTGATACTGGATCGGTGTTACAAagatagtaaaaaaaaaaaggtatcagaatctttttttttggggggggggggattgtccGGTCCGTCCCGATACATATTGGTATCGGTTTCGAAATTGGCCAATACCCGATCTGATACTGTGAACTAGAGCCCTGCTTATGGTGGGTTATGAGATCAGGATCCGCCATGGCAACATTCATTGTTCAATTTAGATATCCCTTACTTATCGCAACTTCGCAGGTATCTGATTTTCCCAGTGGTTTGCAAAACTTGTGCGGAGAAGGgcaagggaaagggaaagggtaCAGAGATCATATGTTTATCCAAATCTCTGTTTTTCATCCTTTGTACACAATGAGTTTAAAGACATCTATTGTAAAAGAGCTGCCAATTGGTGTACTTTGGGAGGAAGGGTAGGACTAGTAGAAGACATGGCTTGCTCAAGGGATGTAAATGAAGGTGCTTTACACTACTGCCAATGCGATGCCAGTTCCATTTATTTGGCTAAGACATGAACTTCGCTagggtagggggggggggaggaatggTTGAATGTTGTTGATTTCAAGACTAGGAATGATCTGTCTTTAACCATGGTAATTAGATTGtcgaattttttggagatctatCTGAAGTATgttagccccccccccccccccccacaaaaaaaaaaaaaaaaaaaaaaaaccctaagtaCAGACAGTTCCGATCTGATCCTAGTCAGAATCGGCCCAAAGTTGCCCTAACCATAGATTCTGGAATGGAATCGGCAGAATCTCCCGATTTTTTCAACtctgggttggggggggggggttgtggatCCTGGGTCCTGGGTACTTGGTCAGTTCTTCCAAGACAATGACAAATAGATTACCTGTCCTAGCGTGGTCCTTTGTATGAACAGTTATTAAACCATCGAGTCTCTTGGCAAGCATCTAGACTGTAAGTACATACATATGACTCTCCCTCCTAGGATGCTAACAGTTACATCCATTAATTGCAAATAAGTGGTAATTGATCTGGTTACTGCTCCTTTTGTTGTCTTCAAACCCTTTTTAGCTGCCAGTTTCTGAACACTTGCTAACTAATTTAAACGTGGCTGCAGCTGATAAATCTAAAAGGATGTCGAAAAAGGCAGTGTTAAGTCCTCCCAGTGGTAATTCTTAATCCATTTTCCTCTTGTTACTGTTTGATTTTTCCTGGAATCTTCCGTTATGAAGTCTCCAAAATCATAACTAAATAACAGGTAAGGAAGAGGCGTGAGTTCCCAAGGCAGATATATATTTCAAACGAGCTCCTGCTGATCTGATCTGCGATCTGTGAAGCTTGCCATGGTATCGTTGGACAATGGAGGTCCATGGTAGAGCTTGCAAGAAAATGGCCCATGTTCTTCATTTTGGTGAAATCTCGACATTGAAGTACGACTGAGGgataaagaggaagagaagagaaagccaATAAAAAGACATCTCCAAGAGGACTCTGGCCTGggaattttttgttgtttgcttcttatccttctttttcttttctttcttttgaggGATAGTTTTTTCCCCCCATAAAACGTACTTCTTTTTTTGTGGGGTGGTGGGATGAGTGCGGGATTTTCTTGTCATCATGGAATTACTGTATAATACATATTATTTTAGATAGTTAGTTTAATCAAGATCGtctttgaataattgaattatATGAAAAGTCTCAAGCCAGTAACTCGGTGAGTATCAGGGTTTATCTTTAAAAACAAGGATATCGGGTTCAGGATCGGTCCAGctgatttcaattttgattcTGATCTGATGGCTCCGGAGTCTAATGAAGACTTCTGAGTCATAGTTGACTAaggattttaaaaattgaatcGGATTGGATTTAGTTGATCCAAATTGGATTCAGCCCGATTCTCTCGATCCGGCTTGGGTGGATTTTGTAAGAAAAAACCTTGGGGcatgcatgataacacttctatTTCTTTGTGTCTTTGTGTCTTTGTTTTTATTcttgggaacaaaaaaaaaacagaaatccgTATGTTAATAATATCAgatcatttttttgttcctatTAATGAATcgggataaaaaaaaagttattgagaaatagagaaaaaggAGTTCCAATTTGAAACTTGTGTGTCctagaaataaaaagaagaaataaagaggtGGGTTGGGGAGTTGCCCTTTAATGAGCTCACACTTAATTTTATGGGCAAAACAAtaattttaagttcaaaataaaacaccacacctccaatgcaacttcaactATCACTGCCACCGTCACCATCACTTTCTCCACCACTAGCATTGCCACCAGCACTGCAACCACCTCCTTCTCCACTACCACCACCTCCACTAGCATTGCCACCATTACCATCTCCACCAAAATTTTGGGTAttcaatgacattttttaaaatttatagaagttttagaaacagaaattattgtgcataacaaatacatttatgttttttttctgaCCTAGAAATACAAATGACTATGCGTTaccatacatttttttttttgtctagaaATTTGGCCCAATAATATAAATACAAAAAGTCTTTTATCGAATAGAAACATGACCCATAAGCAAAAGTGTTATCATGTAGACCCTTAGATGCCTGAAATATTTCCATTTCCCGATGGATCATTCGGATCTCAAATCCCGATTTCAAGTTTCTGAACCTTGAGTTGACTTGAGTTAGCAAGCTATGCAATGTGAGTATGTGACAAGTTTGATGTTCttcaagttttgaaaaaaatggATGCAATAAATTTTCATGTTATTTATGGTAGCCGGCCGGTGATCGtcaggagatttttttttgtcaaataaAACTTTCACGCACATAAAACCAGAACAACAGAAGTTGATGTAATCAGTTCAATCTCTGCATTGATCTTCTCAGAGAATTGGCTCACCCAGtagttaatggtcctggatcttAAGTTTGGAACTGATTCGCTTTTTGATCTGGTTATGGTCTTGACCTCTTAGGACTGGAACCATTAAGGGACCGGACCAATAGCCCAAAACTGAGCCAATTGAAACCTATTGGCTAGCACAGTGGAGAGCTGTAAACTCAGCCGTCCTAAGTTCGAATCCCACTGCCCTCACCTCCTTGGGCTAGCAATGAGCCATCGCTTAGTCTCAAGCCAGCTGACCGCTGTGACGGAGGTTTAGTGCAACAGTAGGCACTGTGGCTGTCCTATTGCCCAGGGGATTAGTCGGGACAATGTGTGGGATTACCCCTCgttatcaacaaaaaaaaagaagtaggCAAAACTATTCGGTATGGGCGATCCGTGCTAATACCCGATCCGACACCGTGCATTAATTCAGGAATAACTTCAAAAATCCTCACTGAGAAAACATTTTGATGGGATTTTACTTGAATTtaagagatttaaaaaaaaaataaaaatggaattcACGTAATAGCCCAAATGAAATAAGAGAGGTAGGTTGCCTGATCTGACTGGCACAGATGGATTTTCACAGCACAGACTCActagagggtattttagtcattttaatAAGAACCCTAAGAACTTTCCCTTGCAACAAATACAAATCTTCGGGCAACCGCGAAAGTCTCGGTTCAACACTTCTACGTTGCAGGGGCGAAGCTTAGTTGGCGGTAACCCATTACCATTCACCTCCAAATGGGTAAGCATCTTCTGATTCGTCTCCTTGATTCCGTTATTCTGCAACTTCTTTAGATCCAAGATACAATTTCTGGCATTCTACTCTATaagttttgtttctatgattacATCATTTTAGCGTCTATTAAGATATTTAGGGTTTGTCTTCTTCGGTAAAGATTGTACTTTTGTTCGCTCTTGACCTCAATTCTTTCTGTTCACCAGCTGGATTTTACTAACTGAATGTGATCTTCTGAACAGCGAGAATTAAAGTCCATGAGCTCCGAACCAAGTCGAAGACTGATCTTCTGAACCAGCTCAATGAGCTTAAGGCTGAGCTTGCGCTGCTTCGAGTGGCCAAGGTCACTGGAGGTGCACCTAACAAGCTCTCAAAGATGTGGGTAGTGTTTGTTATAGGCTTTGCGCCCTGTCTaggtttttttaaaatcttttgtATGTTCTATTATATTGGATTGACGATGTTTATGTTTTATTCGGCATTGCAGAAAGGTGGTTAGGCTTTCAATTGCTCGTGTGCTTACCGTCATCTCCCAGAAACAGAAAGCTGCGTTGAGAGAAGCATACAAGAATAAGAAGTTTGTTCCGCTGGATCTTCGACAAAAGAAGACCCGTGCAATTAGGCGTCGCCTCACTAAACATCAGGTGCTTCATTGCTTTTCCTTTGTGTTGGTTGTTTTGTCTCATTACAAGATAACTTGGTGGATGGGAAGTTGTTTACTGGGTTATGAGACAATAGAAGGGAAACTCAATGTCAATTTAAATTATGTTGCATGTATATTTCCAATCAATTAGGTGATTTTGTGAAGCATTATTGGATGGAAGAAATAAAGAATTAGGCAATCTGCGGCAGGTGCTCCCAACTGTTAAATATGGTGCTATTTCACTACCACAGCTTATAATGAAACTTGCATTAGTTTCGACTTAAGATGTAGGAATATATCTACTTTGTGAAATCAAGCTAACGAGTAGTGTTGCAGAATTATTTGGGGATAGAAGAATTTTAAGTATAAAGATGGAATTGGTAGAAACTAAGTGGAAATAATATAGCATAACCTCTAGATGGCATGGTTGATTTTACTACCCAAGTATTATCATTTAACACATTCATTTATTTCTTACAGTAGATGGTTCTATTTCTCCTTGTCTTTTTCAACAAAATGCTAATTGTATGGGAACCGTTTCTCGAGGTAGTGTGGGAAGCTTCTCTATGCATAGTTATGACTCGTTTTCCATGTGAATAGATCTTCGTTGTTTCGCAAGTGATTATGTCCCCTCTTTTGTCCCCCTCTGCATTCGCTTCACTTTTCTCCTGCTTCTCATTTCAAAGCCTacattttgttgttgttgcctaCTGTTTTGCTCGCGGTCTCTGAATTGGGCCAACCTGACTTCCCACAATTTCCTTCGGAATGTTGTGAAGCTTTGACTTGGGCAGCTATCCAGTTGAGAGCGGGGATTTCTAGATTATTTGACAATTGCTCCACTGTACATGATAAATTTACTTCTTTCAGTACCCCTTCTAACTAAGCATAATTCACACACTTGCTTTACACCACAATATAGCACTCCTAAGTTGCAAAACAATTACAAACATGGTAATATGATAGTATATGTTCTCTTGTTGTTTATTTGAAGTAGTTATTGGTCAACTGTCTCTGGGATGATTTGTTTCCAGATGTATGATAGGTGGATGTTTAACCATTTGTGGTAGTGTTGAtgtttttgtgatatttttattCACATATTTTATCTATTGTAATTTCTTTTCCTCGTTTCAATGACAACATGTTGATTGCTGATGGAGAGAATGGATGGTTGCCGAAAAAAGTTGTCTACCCAGTCCTGGGCATGTGTGTAGGTGTCCAGTATAAGgtgttgagagttgagaccgGGAAGGGGTATAGTGTAAAAGGTGATATCCTTTGTCGCTAGTCCCAGAAACAGGATAAGAACAATGGCGCAGTAGTAGCTTTTAATACAAATCTTGAAAAGAGTTCATTGACTTGAGTTATTTGCTTTGTAAATGTAATTTGAGACCTTATAACTTAAAAGATCCTAGGGAGTGCCAATTGGATTGGTTAGATATTAGAGGATGCATGGGAGATCAAATCTAGTTTGGGAGCAGGTAGAGTTTTTTCCTTGGACAAAGCTTGGCTAGTTTGAGTAGTGTTTTGGAGAAGTCGTTTGAAACAAGGAGGAATATGAAAAGTTTTAGATTATGAGAAGGACTCAATGATTTCATTAGTAAGAGATCAAGATGCATATACAAGAGGGATGAAACCCCTTTGCTTAAGGGATAGAGCTACAAAAGATTACAAAGAGTTATGTTTAGATAGAATCGGTGAGGAGGAGATAAGGTTGAGGTGAGCTTAATTTGGGAGGCACTGTTAGGCTGGACTTCTCCCAATAAGTCCGCTAATAGAATGTGTGTTCCACAACTGGAAAAAGATAACTAATGGTTAGCAATTATTGTGAACTGTAGGGTACTAAGAGGAACATGAAAATGAATCagcatttttttcctttttgtttacttcctctatttttttttttggggggggggggggtgttaggTTTCTTGCTATTTCTGCATGATTCTACTATTTGTCAAGAAACTTAGCTACATCGTGTAGTTTTGGGATGACTTGGAGAGGTCATATAGCCTTGGAAGTTTTGTGAAATCTTAGATCCCTAAATTCAAGATCTGTTGCCATTACTATTATTcttttactctcttttttttggggtgggggtttGCGGGGGTGTGGTTGGGGTGGAACCAGCCGTGGTGGGATTGCTTATCGAAATATATGGGTTGCATTGAATGTTTTTCATGGATTTAATTCTTGTTGATCTTCCACCATACACAATAAATAactaataatgaaaaaaaagaagtaatttTGGGACCTTGGCTGTTTCTAAAATTTAGATTGCAGATTATTATGTTTTTGCAACCATGCAGCTAGAGGGCTTGCAAAGCATATACCTGAACATGGAGGCATATGTATTAGCAATTACTTCGGCAAATTACATGGTTTGGCTTCtaatttggatcttgggttttcttttttcacttcAGGTATCTCTGAAGTctgagagggagaagaagagagagatgtaTTTCCCAATGAGGAAATATGCTATCAAGGTTTGAGATAGCAGCTCGGAGCAAAGTGATTGTAGTGGTGTTTGAAGTATATGCATTTTTGTTTAGCTTCTTGCTTGGACCAAATGTAACCTTTATGATATCTATATTCTTACTTTCACCTACACCTAGGGATACAGTGTTGAACTAACTCCCCTTTTACAGTTATTGGTTCGATTGAGATTTTAGTTAAAATTAGAACTTAAGGCTTTATGCTGTGAAACCTGGGTGGTTATTCATCAAGGAGCTCGTATGTGATGCAGTGATGACCGGGAGAGGTCACTATACTTATTCTGGTTTCTGGTTGGTTGGAATGCCTCAGGTGCCAGCACTTATAACGGTTCATGTATAGTGAGACAGCCATGGGCAAGCGTGGAATCTGGTTGGAGGTTGGGTGAGGGTTTTAGTCTTCTGTCAACCTCAGAAATTTATCAAAATTATGAAATCAGATCAATAAATTTCCTTTTAACGTATCGTAATTTATATACCAAATTAGCTGCCGGAGACCATAGATAATTCTTTGGGCAGCTTTATAGGTTGTGGAAGCGGTGAGGCTAGCATTGTAATCTTCGATCTGCATTGTAACACAGCTCACAAATCTCCAAAGATACTCTATGGAAACAGAGCTGGCTATACATTGAAGCTCTGTGCTTTCCAATCCTCACCTTTGAAATCCAGATGATGTCTTTCCCACACTTGGGTTTCGTTTGTGAACGAAGGAACAAGAAAACCTCAAGGCTCACGCTCATGGGGTCGCCTGTATATGCAAATGGTAGTGAGTCATTAATCATCAAAACAGATCACATAAGAAGATTGTTTGGGCCGGGGAAGGCTTCAGTCTCTTTTGATATATAGTGAGTCCCTTCTCCAACTGAACAGTAGCGGCGAGCTATGGTCATTCGCAGAATTTAGGTACCTCATGTGTGAAAACAAGTAGATCCAATCTTCTTTTACTGTTGGGTTACAGGAAAGATAGACATGCTTGAATGTAAAGCAAACCAAGGACAGGTCGAAAATATTCTGTTCTGATCTGTTCATGGCTTTAAATTCTCAAAGCAACTAAAGCAGAGAACATCATAAGAAAGGAGGgcattaaacaaaataaaaattagattCCTTAGACATAACCACATGGTAAATGAATAAAGTCCATACTGGAAAAGCAATTCTTCTAACAGAAAAACACAATAATTCCTTCGACCATCACAAGCAAAGAATAATGATTCTCATCACCCTCACCGAGACACAAATTATTTACTCTGACTCCATTTGACTGTCTATTCAGCTCAGACATTACTCAAACACATGGCAGCACATCTCCCGAGtctgagtttcttcttcttcacctttgtCCTTCCTACCTTGATCTTACGGGTTTCAGGAGATGGACATCTAGGCAAATGTCGAACCTATTGTGGGAACCTAACAGTGGAATACCCATTTTCAGTGGAGCCTGGTTGTGGCCACCCAGGCTTCAGGGATCTCCTCTTCTGCGTCAACGACGTTCTCATGTTCCACATTAGTTCTGGATCCTACAGAGTTCTCCAAATCGACTACGCTTACCACTCACTCATACTCGACGATCCAAGGCTATCGACTTGCCATTCGATCGTACGAGGAGGGAAAGCGAACGGCTTCGTGCTAGAGACATGGCGAGCTCCTTACTTGAACCCAGCAGCCGACAATGCTTTCATGCTCATAGGGTGTTCGCCTGAATCCCCTCTGTTCCAAGGCTTCCCTGGGAAAAACTTGCCATGTCGTAACGTGTCGGGTATGGGGTGTGAGGAGTACTACGGTTGTCCCGCGTGGGAAAGGAGCGCTGTGCTGCGACGAACGAGTCCACCTCAGTGTTGCGCAGTTTCGTTCGAGGCCATTCGTTCGATAAACCTCACTAAGCTTCAGTGTGAGGGGTATAGCAGCGCTTACAACTTGGCTCCCTTGCGGATGTCAGGGCCTAGTGGTTGGTCGTATGGCATACGGGTGATGTATTCGGTGCCCGGTGGTGACACATTCTGTCGGGCGTGTGAGTCCACAAACGGTGTGTGCGGCTACCATGCGGCTTCACTTGCGGAGCTATGCATTTGCGGTGCAAGGAATTCTACCTCAAACTGCGATTCAGGTGAGACTAGGATAGATAAATCATAGTTTCCCATCACCTTCTCTTCactttgctgctgctgttgttattaaaccctaaaatttgaGTTCCTTCCTTCTAATGTGCAGTTAGCTCAGCGGCTGAACCAGTGTTGTCATTGATTACTGCAGTATCAGGTATTTTCCAACttaccttttttctttcttgtttttaggctgtagctgcatttttttttaagacctCTATTGCATGAACTTTGGTTATACATTTTTGGGAATTAGGACCCTCAACTTTAGTTTGATTTCGGttggattttgaattttgttgtAAGATTAGAGGTCAACATTCCTCAAAGCCAATAGCATATGATATCCAAGTCAAATTGAGAAAATAAGGCGTTGTCATCATCAAAGTGATCCTTACAATTAATTAAGGATCGAGTTTTCTATTATTACCCACGGACCtagatgaagagagaatctcttaatccacgAGTTTATGGTAGTTAGATGGGACTCTTCGAATGGTATAGTGATACCCCAATAGGGTAAATGATATCCCCCACACCccacaccccaaaaaaaaaggagttgaTTGAAGATTTTCCCTTTAAAGAACTCACTACTTAAAAGTACAAGTAAATTAGTAAATAAATAGCTACTTTAACCATCAAGATACCTACTCACATGATGaatattttctcttgttttagtgttgcctttatttctttttcttttttctttgttgggGAGGGGGATCCCTTCCAACATGTATATGTATATGGAGGAAAAGGGTTCTCTAAACATAGATGTAGTAAACGCCTACACACATGgtttttttcttattcatttttctaaggagataaaattataatgaaaaaacTGATGTGATTAGGCGTACCCTACGCCTCATattcaaatagattttttttctgtATATGATAAAGAAAAAAGGATCAAATATTATCAATATTAATTGAGTTGGTTGAACAAGAAAATCTTAATGGACAAGGAACCCATTGATCACTCTGGAtcgagttttctttcacccacatTGGTAAGATACCTTCATTGTCGTTGGATGGGCTCCTTGGGGCACGGACGACTACCTACAACAGGTGGGGATAATTATGACATTGGTTGTTTCCTCCTTAAGCTGCCAACTTGCCTTTTTACCATTTAAAgtttaggctccgtttggttatATGTAAAATCTAACAAAATTCTTTTGTTCATTTTATTTCCAATGAATGACACCTTTGAGAATTCcattttataaaaaagaaaaaagattgcTA encodes:
- the LOC122670593 gene encoding uncharacterized protein LOC122670593; protein product: MAAHLPSLSFFFFTFVLPTLILRVSGDGHLGKCRTYCGNLTVEYPFSVEPGCGHPGFRDLLFCVNDVLMFHISSGSYRVLQIDYAYHSLILDDPRLSTCHSIVRGGKANGFVLETWRAPYLNPAADNAFMLIGCSPESPLFQGFPGKNLPCRNVSGMGCEEYYGCPAWERSAVLRRTSPPQCCAVSFEAIRSINLTKLQCEGYSSAYNLAPLRMSGPSGWSYGIRVMYSVPGGDTFCRACESTNGVCGYHAASLAELCICGARNSTSNCDSVSSAAEPVLSLITAVSGFLTSMTIWMATININVMR
- the LOC122670507 gene encoding 60S ribosomal protein L35-like — translated: MARIKVHELRTKSKTDLLNQLNELKAELALLRVAKVTGGAPNKLSKIKVVRLSIARVLTVISQKQKAALREAYKNKKFVPLDLRQKKTRAIRRRLTKHQVSLKSEREKKREMYFPMRKYAIKV